From Drosophila subpulchrella strain 33 F10 #4 breed RU33 unplaced genomic scaffold, RU_Dsub_v1.1 Primary Assembly Seq354, whole genome shotgun sequence, the proteins below share one genomic window:
- the LOC119561102 gene encoding uncharacterized protein LOC119561102: protein MTSPLDGAACFWLSIIWLQLGLINAGLEFLRVFVPLPLVRLREIEDEEREIEGECTLGAISIRMFAF from the coding sequence ATGACGTCTCCGTTGGACGGTGCAGCCTGTTTCTGGCTTTCGATTATCTGGCTCCAGCTGGGTCTCATCAATGCGGGTCTGGAGTTCCTTAGGGTTTTCGTACCCCTGCCCCTGGTACGACTGAGGGAGATCGAGGACGAGGAGCGGGAAATCGAGGGCGAGTGCACGTTGGGAGCCATCAGCATTCGAATGTTCGCCTTCTGA
- the LOC119561097 gene encoding transmembrane protein 135, whose protein sequence is MTGQSKLIDPLCITCKEFQHPWTDHCVNATAGILLSATPYCLRVYTVVYALSLLMRHRIPSREDLRRTLLGIIQSTAFLVTNAYTFILYNCALRHILGSYHFSTVAFVPCLFASFSAILVERPARRPLLTLYVANVATETLWKMAESRGWVSSVPNGQTLIFGLSMAALLYLYRTGTTKDSIFNILRIFVGKEEAGPVAKSGPAVPGEQPAPSRRRPAVSFSNVSDFVRVYSNLIHAKHDSCRHQQSCIGYSLIGGIKPFVGGVGLQVALKVVMNLKRITAGKMPWKKLVFNRGTLQLGIFMGSFSFLYKSVSCLLRHSFNRDDARFAIPASLIASVSFTQYPDNTVALYVMWKALQILCTKGQERGILPHIPNFMLFLYSFFTAVLFHAGILEPKSLRPSYYKFLQAISGDRLSKFNLSAFDVFGLSSQQQALDTIKALNIVEKSSLPAYSLAS, encoded by the exons ATGACGGGGCAGAGCAAGCTGATCGATCCCCTGTGCATAACCTGCAAGGAGTTCCAGCACCCATGGACGGACCACTGCGTCAACGCCACCGCCGGGATCTTGCTTTCGGCCACGCCCTACTGCCTGCGGGTCTACACAGTGGTCTACGCCCTGTCCCTGCTGATGCGCCACCGCATTCCCAGTCGTGAGGATCTGCGCAGGACCCTGCTGGGCATCATCCAATCGACTGCTTTCCTGGTGACCAATGCCTACACCTTCATCCTTTACAACTGCGCACTGCGGCACATCTTGGGCAGCTATCACTTCTCCACGGTGGCCTTTGTGCCCTGCTTGTTCGCCTCTTTCTCGGCCATTCTGGTGGAGCGACCAGCCCGCCGACCACTGCTCACTCTTTATGTGGCCAACGTGGCCACGGAAACGCTGTGGAAGATGGCGGAGTCGAGGGGCTGGGTGAGCTCTGTACCAAACGGGCAGACACTCATCTTTGGTCTGAGCATGGCGGCCCTACTATACCTCTATCGTACTGGCACTACAAAGGATTCCATCTTCAACATCCTTCGCATCTTCGTGGGCAAGGAGGAGGCGGGACCGGTGGCCAAGTCCGGTCCTGCAGTGCCCGGCGAGCAGCCAGCTCCGTCTCGCCGTCGTCCCGCCGTCAGCTTCTCTAATGTCTCCGACTTTGTACGCGTCTATAGCAACCTCATCCACGCCAAACATGACAGCTGCCGGCACCAGCAGAGCTGCATTGGCTACTCTCTGATCGGGGGAATTAAACCCTTCGTGGGCGGAGTGGGTCTTCAGGTGGCCCTCAAAGTGGTTATGAACCTCAAGCGGATCACTGCTGGAAAGATGCCGTGGAAGAAGCTGGTCTTCAATCGCGGCACTCTGCAACTGGGCATATTCATGGGCAGCTTTTCTTTCCTATATAAG TCGGTATCCTGCCTACTTCGGCACAGTTTCAACCGAGATGATGCTAGATTCGCCATTCCCGCCTCATTAATTGCCTCTGTGTCCTTTACTCAGTACCCGGATAACACGGTGGCCTTGTATGTCATGTGGAAGGCTTTGCAG ATCCTTTGCACCAAGGGACAGGAGCGAGGAATTCTGCCGCACATCCCCAACTTCATGCTGTTCTTGTACTCCTTCTTCACGGCTGTGCTTTTCCATGCAGGAATCCTGGAGCCCAAGAGCCTGCGCCCCAGTTACTATAAGTTTCTGCAGGCCATCTCGGGCGATCG GCTAAGCAAGTTTAATCTGAGCGCCTTTGATGTATTCGGTCTGAGCAGTCAGCAACAGGCGTTGGACACAATTAAAGCATTAAACATCGTAGAGAAGTCATCGCTGCCCGCCTACTCACTCGCCTCTTGA
- the LOC119561098 gene encoding transmembrane protein 135-like → MTAQSKLADIAFNCTCYEYHHPWTKSCACAAAGMLLSEIPFSLRTYATVYVLALVMRGRIPSLTDLKRTAVGILQSTAFLSMNGTLFVVAVCYLRQLLGGFYFGTVAWLPSFLASLACLAFERPERRAPLALYVANVGIETLWKMMEARGLVRSIPNGQVLIMGVSVTALLYLYRAGLHKTVAKDATFKALGLIVGKEEEGPLKTPVVTTSQSSRQAPLNFRCITAYLQLYDRLLKAKHPSCPHKQGCAPYALLGGLKPFLGGVGLSVGLKLLLNIPKIFQLKMEWRKQIFNTGSLQLGLALGIFSFLFKSTSCGLRHTFGYDDALFAIPAGLIGSIGLRRFPNTTVACYLMWKSLHLFYNWGIAEGKLIEVPHFAMLMFAFFTAVLFHSAILEARSLRPSYYKFLQGISGNRISRFNVKPFEAYGLKSQDQINYVIKKLKIDMTSPFPNFSLTV, encoded by the exons ATGACGGCCCAAAGTAAGCTGGCGGATATAGCCTTCAACTGTACCTGCTACGAGTACCACCATCCATGGACCAAGAGCTGTGCCTGCGCTGCGGCGGGCATGCTGCTCTCCGAGATCCCCTTCAGTTTGCGCACCTACGCTACTGTTTATGTG TTGGCTCTGGTAATGAGAGGACGCATTCCTTCGCTTACGGACCTCAAACGCACAGCAGTCGGAATCCTTCAGTCGACAGCATTCCTTTCGATGAATGGAACCCTCTTCGTGGTCGCCGTGTGCTACCTGCGTCAGCTTTTAGGAGGATTCTACTTCGGCACAGTGGCCTGGTTGCCCTCGTTCCTGGCCAGCTTAGCTTGCCTCGCCTTCGAGCGACCGGAGCGACGTGCTCCACTGGCCTTGTACGTGGCCAATGTGGGCATTGAGACACTGTGGAAGATGATGGAGGCCCGAGGCCTGGTTCGATCCATTCCCAATGGACAGGTGCTCATCATGGGCGTCAGTGTCACCGCTTTGTTGTATCTATATCGCGCTGGACTCCACAAGACGGTGGCTAAGGATGCTACCTTCAAGGCATTGGGCCTAATAGTGGGCAAGGAGGAGGAGGGTCCTTTGAAGACCCCGGTGGTAACCACATCGCAGAGCTCCAGACAAGCACCGCTCAACTTCCGCTGCATTACAGCGTATCTGCAGCTCTACGACCGCCTTCTGAAGGCCAAACATCCCAGTTGTCCACACAAACAGGGCTGTGCTCCATACGCCCTTCTTGGTGGACTGAAACCCTTCCTCGGGGGCGTTGGGCTATCCGTGGGTTTAAAGCTGTTGCTTAACATTCCCAAGATCTTCCAGCTCAAGATGGAATGGCGCAAGCAGATCTTCAACACGGGTTCCCTGCAATTGGGACTGGCGCTGGGAATCTTCTCATTCCTTTTCAAG TCGACTTCCTGCGGTCTGCGTCACACCTTCGGATATGACGATGCCCTCTTCGCCATTCCGGCTGGCTTGATTGGATCCATTGGTCTTCGGCGGTTCCCCAACACCACGGTGGCCTGTTATCTGATGTGGAAGTCCCTGCACCTCTTCTACAACTGGGGCATCGCCGAGGGAAAGTTGATCGAGGTGCCCCACTTCGCGATGCTCATGTTCGCGTTCTTCACGGCCGTGCTTTTCCACTCGGCTATCCTAGAAGCCCGTTCCCTGAGGCCCAGCTACTATAAATTCCTCCAGGGCATCTCGGGCAACCGGATCAGCCGTTTCAATGTGAAGCCCTTTGAAGCCTACGGCCTGAAGAGCCAGGACCAGATCAACTATGTTATAAAGAAACTGAAGATCGACATGACCTCACCCTTCCCAAATTTCTCTCTGACTGTCTAG
- the LOC119559963 gene encoding odorant receptor 85c, with the protein MKFMKYAVFFYTSVGIEPYTVASRPRKISLWSNILFWSNVINLSVIVLGEFLYLAVALSDGKFIEAVTVMSYIGFVFVGMSKMFFIWWKKPDLSNLVTELEHIYPEGKAEEEIYRLDSYLRSCSRISVTYALLYSILIWTFNLFSIMQFLVYEKWLKIRVVGQTLPYLMYFPWNWEGNWSYYVLLVSQNFAGHTSASGQISTDLLLCAVATQVVMHFDHLARIVENHELSGDWIQNSRFLAKAIHYHQRILRLMDVLNDIFGVPLLLNFMVSTFVICFVGFQMTVGVPPDIMIKLSLFLFSSMSQVYLICHYGQLIADASSGLSLAAYKQNWHKADVRYRRALVFFIARPQRTTHLKATIFMNITRATMTDLLQISYKFFALLRTMYIK; encoded by the exons ATGAAGTTTATGAAGTACGCAGTTTTCTTTTACACATCGGTGGGCATTGAGCCCTATACGGTGGCGTCTCGGCCCAGGAAAATCAGTCTGTGGTCGAACATCCTCTTCTGGTCCAATGTGATAAACCTGAGTGTGATTGTTCTTGGGGAATTCCTATACCTCGCAGTGGCCCTCTCCGATGGAAAGTTTATCGAGGCAGTCACTGTAATGTCCTATATTGGATTTGTCTTTGTGGGCATGAGCAAgatgttttttatttggtgGAAAAAACCAGACCTTAGCAATTTGGTCACCGAACTGGAGCACATATATCCAGAGGGCAAGGCTGAAGAGGAGATCTATCGGTTGGATAGTTACCTGAGATCTTGTTCCCGGATTAGTGTTACCTATGCCCTGCTCTATTCAATACTGATCTGGACCTTTAACCTGTTCAGCATCATGCAATTCCTCGTCTACGAAAAGTGGCTAAAAATCCGAGTGGTTGGTCAGACATTACCATATCTGATGTACTTTCCCTGGAATTGGGAGGGGAATTGGTCGTATTATGTGCTGCTAGTCAGCCAAAACTTCGCAGGACACACTTCGGCATCGGGACAGATATCCACAGATCTTTTACTCTGCGCAGTGGCCACTCAGGTCGTAATGCACTTCGATCACTTGGCCAGGATTGTGGAGAACCACGAGTTGAGTGGGGATTGGATCCAGAACTCTAGGTTTCTAGCTAAAGCTATCCATTATCACCAGCGCATTCTTCGTCTGATGGACGTGCTCAACGATATATTCGGGGTACCACTTCTGCTCAACTTCATGGTCTCCACATTCGTCATCTGTTTTGTGGGATTCCAGATGACAGTGGGTGTCCCGCCGGATATCATGATCAAACTATCGCTGTTCCTGTTTTCCTCAATGAGTCAGGTTTACTTGATATGTCACTACGGCCAGTTGATCGCCGATGCG AGCTCTGGCTTGTCCCTCGCTGCCTACAAACAGAACTGGCACAAAGCTGATGTCCGCTATCGTCGAGCTCTGGTATTCTTTATTGCTCGACCTCAAAGGACAACCCATTTAAAGGCTACAATCTTCATGAATATTACAAGGGCCACTATGACTGAT cTTCTGCAGATATCCTACAAGTTCTTTGCTTTACTGCGTACCATGTATATTAAGTAA
- the LOC119561099 gene encoding transmembrane protein 135, producing the protein MAAQSKLAEVAFKCTCQEFVHPWTSSCACATAGMLLSLIPGTFRTYSMVYMFSLAMRMRIPSLKDLKNTVLSILQSTAFLSLNGSLFILAICLVRQILGGFYFYTATWVPALLVSSLSLVVERPERRAPLAMYVANVGVESLWKLLEARGLVRSIPNGQVLIMGVSLTALMYLYRAGLHKTVAKDATFKGLGLIVGKEEEGPLQTSILNTSRRSRPPRLNIRCISSNLLIYDQLMALKHPSCPHKHGCALYALLGGLKPFLGGVGLQVGLKLLLNIPKIFQFRMQWRQQIFNKGSLQLGLALGIFSLLFKSTSCALRHSFGYDKAIFAIPAGLMGSIGLLHFPNTTVSLYLMFKSLQLLYNWGVFQGKVPEVPNFSLIMYGFFTAVLCHSTVLEAQSMRPSYFKFIETISGGRLSRFNLKPFEAFGVQSQDQANQVIKKLGIVATSAYPLFPLTV; encoded by the exons ATGGCAGCACAGAGTAAACTTGCAGAGGTAGCATTCAAATGCACCTGCCAGGAGTTTGTCCATCCTTGGACCTCTAGTTGTGCCTGTGCGACGGCTGGGATGTTACTATCCCTAATCCCTGGCACCTTTCGAACCTATAGTATGGTCTATATG TTCTCACTAGCTATGCGTATGCGCATTCCATCGCTCAAGGACCTTAAAAACACTGTATTAAGCATTCTACAATCGACCGCTTTCCTCTCCCTGAATGGCAGCCTGTTTATCCTGGCCATTTGTCTGGTGCGCCAGATTCTGGGTGGATTCTATTTTTATACGGCTACCTGGGTGCCGGCACTTTTGGTCAGCTCCTTATCGCTGGTAGTCGAGCGTCCGGAGCGACGTGCTCCACTGGCCATGTATGTGGCCAACGTGGGAGTGGAGTCGCTGTGGAAATTGCTGGAGGCCCGAGGCCTGGTTCGATCTATTCCCAACGGACAGGTGCTAATCATGGGCGTCAGTCTCACCGCTTTGATGTATCTATATCGCGCTGGACTCCACAAAACAGTGGCCAAGGATGCGACCTTCAAGGGATTGGGTCTCATTGTGGGCAAGGAGGAGGAGGGTCCCCTGCAGACTTCCATATTGAACACCTCTCGGAGATCCCGCCCGCCAAGGCTGAATATCCGTTGCATCTCATCTAACCTGCTGATATATGACCAACTGATGGCCCTCAAACATCCCAGTTGTCCACACAAACATGGTTGTGCTCTATACGCCCTCCTTGGTGGTCTAAAACCCTTCCTAGGCGGTGTGGGTCTTCAAGTGGGTTTAAAGCTGCTGCTCAACATTCCCAAGATATTCCAGTTCAGGATGCAGTGGCGTCAGCAGATCTTCAACAAGGGGTCTTTGCAGTTGGGCCTAGCGCTGGGAATCTTTTCACTGCTCTTCAAG TCTACATCTTGTGCCCTGCGACACTCTTTTGGATATGATAAAGCTATATTTGCAATTCCGGCTGGCTTAATGGGATCAATTGGACTGCTGCACTTTCCCAATACCACAGTTTCCTTGTACCTGATGTTCAAATCCCTACAACTCTTGTACAACTGGGGTGTCTTCCAGGGAAAGGTTCCCGAGGTGCCGAACTTCTCCTTGATCATGTACGGATTTTTCACGGCCGTGCTCTGTCACTCAACCGTACTGGAAGCACAGTCCATGCGGCCAAGCTACTTCAAGTTTATCGAGACTATTTCAGGAGGTCGTCTAAGCCGGTTCAATTTGAAACCCTTCGAGGCTTTTGGAGTACAAAGTCAGGATCAGGCCAACCAAGTGATCAAGAAGCTGGGCATTGTTGCGACCTCGGCGTACCCTCTATTTCCCCTGACTGTTTAG
- the LOC119559962 gene encoding odorant receptor 85b: MKKLMKYASFFYTGVGIQPYAKRGDSGKNRLRDSIVFWSNVINLTMVGICESIYVYSAYKEDKFLEAVTVMSYIGFDIVGLSKMFFIRWKRTAITEMMEELEDLYPRGKVEEERYNLDKYLGSCSRISLTYSSLYSVLIWTFNLFCVMEYWVYEKWLNIRVVGKTLPYLMYIPWNYENSWSYYPLLFCQNFAGYTAAAGQISTDLLLCAVATQVVMHFDYLSSTMEHHKLTGNWQEDSRFLADSVRYHERILRLSDVVNDIFGIPLLLNFMVSSFVICFVGFQMTVGVPPDVVIKLFLFLFSSMSQVYLICHYGQMVADASYGVSVATYNQNWNYADVRYERALVIIIARAQKVTFLKATIFLDITRSTMTDLLQISYKFFALLRTMYTQ; encoded by the exons atgaaaaagttGATGAAGTACGCCAGTTTCTTCTACACCGGGGTGGGCATACAACCCTATGCTAAAAGGGGAGATTCCGGAAAGAACAGGCTTAGAGACAGCATTGTGTTTTGGTCCAATGTGATAAACTTGACGATGGTTGGGATCTGTGAGAGCATTTATGTTTACAGTGCCTATAAGGAAGACAAGTTTCTGGAAGCCGTCACTGTGATGTCTTACATTGGCTTCGATATTGTGGGCCTGagcaaaatgtttttcattcGGTGGAAGAGGACGGCAATAACTGAGATGATGGAAGAGTTGGAGGATTTATATCCGAGGGGTAAAGTTGAGGAGGAAAGATACAATCTGGACAAGTACCTGGGCAGTTGCTCGAGGATCAGCCTAACCTATTCTTCGCTGTACTCCGTTCTCATCTGGACCTTTAACTTGTTTTGTGTTATGGAGTACTGGGTCTACGAGAAGTGGCTTAACATTCGAGTAGTGGGCAAGACCTTGCCCTACCTTATGTACATTCCTTGGAATTATGAGAACAGCTGGTCGTATTACCCACTGCTCTTTTGCCAGAATTTTGCAGGATATACTGCAGCTGCGGGGCAAATATCCACGGATCTGTTACTGTGTGCGGTGGCCACTCAGGTGGTAATGCACTTCGACTACCTATCAAGTACTATGGAGCACCACAAATTGACTGGAAATTGGCAGGAGGATTCACGATTTTTGGCAGACTCTGTCAGGTATCACGAACGGATTCTTCGCCTTTCGGATGTGGTGAATGATATATTCGGGATTCCACTTCTGCTCAACTTCATGGTATCCTCGTTCGTCATCTGCTTTGTGGGATTCCAGATGACTGTGGGAGTGCCTCCAGATGTGGTTATAAAATTGTTCTTGTTCCTGTTCTCCTCGATGAGTCAGGTCTACTTGATCTGTCACTATGGACAGATGGTGGCTGATGCG agCTATGGAGTGTCGGTGGCTACATACAATCAGAACTGGAATTACGCTGATGTTCGCTATGAGCGAGCCCTGGTCATTATCATAGCTCGAGCGCAGAAAGTAACCTTTTTAAAGGCCACTATCTTTTTGGATATCACCAGGTCCACCATGACGGAT CTACTTCAAATATCGTACAAGTTCTTTGCTCTGCTGCGCACCATGTACACCCAATAG